From the genome of Natrinema marinum:
CCGAGTTCGTTGTAGGCGGCCTCGTGTAGCGGCGGCGACAGCGAGTGCCCCACCGGGTTACCGAGGAGCCCGTAGACGTCCATAGCCATCGGTGCGCTCATTCGTCGCGGTGGGACTATAATCGGTCCGGCTCCGAGACCGCGGAGCCGAGCCAGCGTCGCGTTCGGAGTGTGGCCTCGATCACGCCCGCATCGGTCGCGTGAACGCGGCCGGCGACCCGGTTCCGATCGACCGCTGCTCCCTGTGGCCGTCCGTCGGCGGCGATCAGTCGCGCGAATCGGGCGGCTTCGACGACAGGCCGGCGGGGTTCGTGAGTTCCCGCGACGACGCGTCCGAGGTGTCCGTCCGGTCTGCGGGCGGTCGCGCCAGCATCCACACCGTTCTGCCGCTGCGTATCGTCTTGTCGCCGTTTCCGAGCGTCTCTGCAGGGGCCGTTTCGCGTCGATCCTCCGCCGTGTTCGCCCGCCGATCGGCTCGTCGCTCGAGCCCGATGGCGTCGGCGAGTGGTCCCTCGAGCAGCCAGTCAGCCTCCCATTGCGGTGCGTCGGCGGCGAGCGCGGCACGACTGGCCTCGGGGTCGTAGTCGACGAGTCCGGCGGCGGCCAGGGTGGGGAGGTGCTTGTGGGTGAGAGACGCGGCGACGTGCGTCTGTTCTACGGGGCTCACGTCGGCGGCCGTCGGTTCGTCACCCTTCTCTCGAGCGGTGAGCGTGGCGGCGAGTTCCGAGACGGACACCGCGCCGCGTCGCGTCGCGAGGACGGCACAGACCGCTCGGCGCCGCGGTTCGCGAAGCGCCTGCAGCGTTCGGTCCAGCGTGTCCTCGTCCGCGGGGAACGCATCGCCGGTGGGGTCCTCGAGGACGGTCCGGACCCAGTCGGTCTCGAGAATCGAGTGGTCGGCGAGTCCGATCAGCGTCACGTCCCCACGGGTTGTCCGATTCAGAACACCGAGGCCGACCAGCCGCGGGACGTGGTGATGGTGCAGGGAGATTTGCGTTTGCTCGCACTGATCGTCGCTGACGATAGGAGAGCCGTGCTCCGTGGCCGCGACCTCCGTCGCGAGCGTCTCGATCGACGACTGGTCCGGTACCGTGGCCCCCTGCTCGAGCAGCGCGGCGAGCAGATACCGCCCCTGTG
Proteins encoded in this window:
- a CDS encoding DUF7344 domain-containing protein — its product is MSSPPAPETTIAADVLSEPQGRYLLAALLEQGATVPDQSSIETLATEVAATEHGSPIVSDDQCEQTQISLHHHHVPRLVGLGVLNRTTRGDVTLIGLADHSILETDWVRTVLEDPTGDAFPADEDTLDRTLQALREPRRRAVCAVLATRRGAVSVSELAATLTAREKGDEPTAADVSPVEQTHVAASLTHKHLPTLAAAGLVDYDPEASRAALAADAPQWEADWLLEGPLADAIGLERRADRRANTAEDRRETAPAETLGNGDKTIRSGRTVWMLARPPADRTDTSDASSRELTNPAGLSSKPPDSRD